ACTACTAGACGACATACGAGAGCAtatattgtgtgatgggattaagaagaattacacgatgtggatatggcatggtgaagtgacagacatgcagagtgggtcccaatatgaaccatttgatgtagaaatgggagatcgcttggaggacatgattggtgaccttggacaagagtcttttcaacaagcacacgcccctgtgtatgaaggattgcagagtgattcaaagaagcctttgtatacggggtgcaagaattccttaaccctgctGTATGCGGTATTAAgtttggttaatgtgaaggccaggtatgggtggagtgacaaaagttttacCTCattgcttgaggtagtgcacaatctgcttctaGAGGATAACACGCTGCCTAAAACTTACTATAAGGCAAAAAAGAtactgtgtccgatgggtatggagtatcagaagattcatgcttgccccaatgattacatactgtacaggcatgaattccaagaaatgtccaaatgccctatctatgggacttcacggtacaaagtgaaggatgaaaaGGGAAGCAGttatgatgaaaactcaaagaagggcccttcagcgaaggttttgtggtatcttccaatcattccaaggtttaagtgtCTTTTTGCTAACGAGGATGACGCGAAAGACCTTATAtgacatgcaaatggaaggatttctgatggaatggtctgtCATCCAGCTGATTGCTCGCAGTGGAaaaagattgatggtttgtatttAGATTTTgggaaagagccaagaaatattagacttggactagccagtgatggaatgaatccatatggcatattaagcactcaacacagttcatggccagttctgctagtaatttacaatttgcctctattgtgcatgaagcgaaaatacatgatgttgtctatgatgatatcgggcccaagacagccaggaaatgacattgatgtttatctaagttcgTTGGTTTAagacctgagaaagttgtggggtGAGGGGGTGttagtgtttgatgcgtttcgcaaggagatgtttgaaatgcgtgcaatgcttttttgtaccattaatgactttccagcatatgggaatctcaacagttacaatgttaagggtcatcatgcatgccccatctgtgaagaaaacataagctacatacaactaaaacatggaagaaaaatagtgtACAGTAGGCATCACCgttttctaacacccaatcatccttacagacgattgaaaaaagcttttaatgaaagtcaagagcatgatattgcacCGATACCATTGACTAGTGAGCAGGTAtaccagcgggttcaacacctgaatactgtatttggaaagacccaaaagaaggataaaagtaagacttgcatatggaagaaaaggtcaattttctttgatcttctgtactggtctgatctagacgttagacattgtattgatgttatgcatgtggagaaaaatgtttgtgacaacGTGATTGAGACGCTCcataacattcaaggcaagacgaaggatggcttgaatacccgtcaagatctagctgagatggggATATGaccacagttgcatccaaggtctgatgggaagaaaatttacttgccctcagcttgtcatactttatccaaaaaggagaagataagtttttgtcagtgtcttcgttgggtgaaggttccacaaggatactcttcaaatattaagagccttgtgcagttgaaggagcttaagcttgtagggttaaagtctcacaatTGTCAtgtgttgatgcaacaattgttagctgTGGCTATACAAGatatcttgccaaacaaagtcaggttagccataactcgcctgcattttttcttccatgccatatgtagcaaagtcgttgatcctgtcaagtttgatgagctggaaaatgaggccaCAATTATACTAttccagttggagatgtattttccccctgctttctttgacatcatgattcacttgattgtgcatctggtcagagaaatcaaatgttgtggtcctgtttatttgtggtggatgtacccggttgagtgatacatgaagatcttaaaatggtatacaaagaatctatatcatctagaagcatctattgttgagaggtacattgcagaagaagccattgaattttgtttagaatacattgagaaggctaaacctgttggccttcctgagtcttggcatgatgacagagtgggtggtaagggttcaagaggactacatgtgatcactccaagtctagaagatttgttacaagctcacttgtatgtcttgaacaacagtaatgaagttttgccatacatatttaagcatgaagctttagtcaaacagaataatccaaaaatgtcaaagaattgggtgttgaaaaagcataacaagactttctgtgattggtttaaagatacaatctttgcagatgaaaATGCTTTAGAAACTTTAAGAAAACTAGCTGacgggcctaaaagaaatgttataacttggcaaggatacgacataaacaagtattcattttacacaaaatgggcccagttttgccagactcacAGAGACCTTTCTTGGGACGTATGtaccttgccatttaagttgtttttaaaaaaacattaacttgttataattcattctagcaatttgaaacgttattgttttatttttgcaggatgtgtgGAAAAAGGCAAAGGCCATCCAGAAATAgaacactgccccccacgttttgtctcgtgggggttatgaatatttggagtagaagctcctggctgagaagacgaagaagaagctggatgaaactgcacagtcaggaagcgttgatggcatcatcgaccctccatcccccgtcagacgccacgtgaagtggaagatggcccgcacgaacaaaacaggggagatgacgactgaggccgcaaaggaaatcgctgagaagatcgtaagtcattttcaactaaccattaaaattatatttcaatattttgtgaatgccatgtaaACTGTGtcttttctgtgcaggattcctttAAGGAGCAGGCGACACATGGATCCTTCATCCCCCATGGACATCAGGATGTTCtcaccgctgctattggacgtccagagcaccttGAACGTGTCCGTGCTACtagagccggtgtcaccatcaagcaatacttcggatcggctccacggacgtcccgcagCTCTTCCTTGCTGCCTCTTGAAGAATTGCAGCAGCTGACccaacaaatcagggaccagttAGAGGAGTCGAtcatagaaaaagtgactcggcaGCTCATGGCATcgttcagccagatgcagtctcAGTTTTAGTCCAAgatacaatctcagggacttgcacttCCTCCAGAacctctggttggtccctcagatcctcgagtaagcacaaaggggagttgtattgatccctcaggaaacgatcctgagatgggtgactcagataggtgcggcttgtacatcgaAGAAAATCCTGCCCACTTGGTTGccctggggagagtttatgagggatccattgttgttcataacactcctttgttgcctggccaagtaaaggtgggtgtggaggaggttaaagatccAGATGCTCTAGTTCCTATACCCattgatgaggtttccttagtggggcagaaaattcacaccttccttgcttggccgacacatctggtcaagtctttatcacagcaggtactttactcttactatatgtttcttctttttgaattaattcattcagcgtgcctcaaattaggccatttaactttgtttcattaaCAGACAGTTGTGTCTCTggcaaaaccacctcaaaaGTCGGATctggaggtcgatgatccgctttatctgatggcattgaccatcccagagattttcttgaggccttaccaggttacatgggatgccaccatgtttggggtctttaatccagacttcccgctctacataaagcatgatgacctctctgaaattgcacatggtggtcaatgtctcagcatatcagtgttatagttatggattctgtaagtcattttagattacttttaattacctaagttattgctttctatacataaatatttaactttgacttaacataaatagGAATATGACTGAAACAAGTATGCGAggggggaattctgatatctatggattcctcgagccacagtccattcagaggtctgggtaATCGCAATTTGAgattgaaagttacataaagagttggatgcagagttcaaaacgcgatgtctaccttggagcttacttgaatgggtaagtcacacaaaataactgaatttaattaatgtttactaacatactaacccatattcgtccccactgcagcggacactggcagatggtggtcatcatgcccaaggaacacctagttgtctggttttgttcattgtagaacaggccagacaactaccttaaggggatcaTTAGCAGGTCAGTGTTCTTTTAAATGCATTTGCATTCAAATACCTCAACAACACcacttttttaattgttactcacttggaacagtgctttaaaaggttttgatgatggtccacagcctaaatcaaaggctcctgctaggtggattgtcgtcaaggtatgtcatttacataaaacttccacttatatatacttcttatgtgtttgtacactaattgtttaattaatatccaaattttattatgtatttagtgtaatagacaaaaaggaagtactgagtgcgactattatgtcatgcactggatgtccaccaccattttaggaagtttcgggaataattgggaagcggtacgtttatttcaaacaaatttattttttttataatttgtattacattatcatttatttcatgatgcaatattttaacgatcctagaccattggagccagagagattaaaggcgctgtggatccagtgggcacagtattatctTCGAGTTAGAGCTCAgagctaggatttagggacattaagtttagcttagtttactttggtttaatattttagacatttcctatgtaatttgaacattgaattcatttgttgatagttgttcataataaaacaattattcaatgtttattgtgattaaaactgcttgaaagcagaatcaaatgtttattttctatgAATTGGGCCTGGAATTGCAttttacaggtacaattttgggttaattgtaaaaacataaagtttatataaaaaaaacttgaaaacagcatcggttattaacaaaaaccgatgttaatataataaacaacatcggttattaacaaaaaccgatgttaatatagtaaacaacatcggttatttagaaaaaccgatgtcaacatgcaccttaacatcgatttttcaaaaaactgatgttgtttatttctaataacattggttatttatacATATCCGATGTTGAtgtacaaacgttaacatcggttatttataaataaccaatgttaatatgcaaacgttaacatcggttatttataaataactgatgttatatataactaactacaacaaaataagtgtatagATGATGGACGTTCACATCGGTTATACATGAAAAACCGATGCcaacgttcatcatgcatacacttattttgttgtagttctttctatataacatcggttatttagaaaaccgatgttgaaagtgtattttctaatagtgaaggTACTCTATTCCATAATAGTTAGCGAAGTTTCTTTGTGATCTCATATCCAGAAGCTTGCtattgtgaaaaaaatataattttaaagagaCATAAGTCAGTTCAATCATGCAAAACGGATGTCATGGATAAGAAATCTATTGTTTTTCCTAATTAAGGGGTAAGGGATTGTCTAAGCATGACATGTCCTGGAGAAttgcatttattattattaccttTTTTACTTCACTCATTCTAGAATATAGCAAGGGATACCATGATGACGTTCTTTGATTATTGGTAAAACTAGATATTTATATCAAGTGGTGTTGAATTGCTCTCTATAACTGAACAAGTGGCAATGGCATTAAAATGTTAagctatatttatttatttggatgtGATTATGAACATAAATTTTGTTTACGTGGATAAATTTTCAGTTGAAGGAAGTATTTGTGTAGAAATATTCAGAAaggatatatataataagaaaaatatgttcaatgaaaataagaatataCATCTCGGGGGAGGAAAAGAAGTCttgagaaagagaaaataaaagtaaacaaCAAGCCAAAATAACTCAAACTTCTTCAATCTCCCATCACATCAATGGTTGAGTATAACACCAGAGAGAAGCAGAAAATACAACTTCATCCCATAAGATATGTATTGGTAAGAGAGACACCTTTGAAATGTACGAAAAATAGCAGGAACCAAACCGCCTTCTAATCAtagtatgctttttttttttgccaaaatttttaatatctattataaaaaatagctccAACGTGAGAAGACACCTCATTGTAAACCAAAAAAGGCCAAATAAGTTAGTTCACATGATAGAGGACTATCAAGGaggaagagtttgacttggatgGATTCAATATAGATAGATCAATAACTTGAGCAAGAGATTTGAAGACGAGCTTGACAAAAGACTAAATTCACTCatggaggaaagaaaagaagTCAAACTCAAAAATTTCAACGAACTTTTAGAAtagaatttatttgtttttaatttattttatgcctctttttttacttataatggGTTGCCaccatcttttatttttgttttcaagtcttttaattattactcGACATTGGGCCTAATCTAGGGTTATGAGTAGAAAAGTATAAATAGAGTCCTTAAACACTTTGTTGATTTTGGATGAAATTACACCGTTAAGAGAGTACCTCTCTTGATTCTTGTGTGAAACCTTAGGTTCTTATCAAAGAATTATATTCTTTGTGGTGAATCATCCACAACTTATTAATCTTTTAAGATTGTGGCTTtgttcttttcatctctttttctaattcttttttttttctttattttttcaatttcatagAGCCTCAAATAAATTCACCTATTTGTTGATGCTAAAAGTGAGTTGTAAATAGAATGTGAATGTACTTTAGTTCCCGAGTTAGATTTGCATATGAGACACATATTAGGTTAAAGAGCTGCTCAAGCTTTACATATATGCTACATGCCATTTGTTTTAATCCTATCAAGTCCTCTAGATCAAATGAAAGACTTGATCCTGTTAAGAACATGCTTTAGGACTGAAACATGTCCACATTctgattatgttatttttatttgttattgttttcctAGTCTTAAGGTGTCAGTTAGGAAGTTTTAGGTTCTTTGTTATCTCTGTTTGCGTTCATGGCTTATTTTTAGGAACATGCTGTTAGTGGGTAGTTATTCTTCAAGCTCTATAAATTGTACtgtttctattttaaaagataagttTTTCCGTCTTCTCCTTCAATATATGCTTTTGTTCTCTGTTAAGCAAGTATTGTTTTCTTATTTCCTCTTGATAAAtttccaacaattggtatctaaAGCCCTTTTCTTACGGGACCTATAGAATGGACTCTGAAGCAAGTTTTTCCCAAGCAGCACTTCCAGTTTTCAATGGGGAAAACTATGATCTTTGGGCCGTCAAAATGGAGGCTTACCTAGAAGCTTTGGATCTGTGGGAAGTTGTAGAAGAGGAGTATGAAGTCCTTCCGTTGCCGGAAAATCCCACCATGGCCCAGATCAAGAATCATAAGGAGAAAAAAACTCGAAAAGCAAAGGCAAAATCATGCCTTTTTGCTGGTGTCTCTACAACCATCTTTACTAGGATCATGACTCTcaaatcagcaaaaaaaaattgggactATCTAAAGGTAGAATATGCTGGAGATGAAAGAATTCGAAGCATGCAGGTGCTTAACTTAATGAGGGAATTTGAGCTTCAAAGGATGAAAGAGTCTGACACAATCAAGGAATACTCCGACAAACTGTTGGGCATTGCCAACAAGATAAAGCTATTGGGTAGTGATTTTGCAGATTCCAGAATTGTTGAGAAAATTCTGGTAACGGTGCCAGAGAGGTACGAAGCATCTATTACTTTGTTGGAGAACACAAAGGATCTgtctaaaattacttttttagaaGTGCTACATGCCTTCCAAGCCCAAGAGTAGCAAAGATTGATGAGGGAAGATCATGCTATTGAAGGTGCTCTTTTAGCCAAGAGCCAACAAGCAAAAAACTACAAGAAGAATCATCCAGTGAGAAGTCAAAGCAGTGCAAACAATTACAACAAAGGAAAGGGTGAAAAGAAAAGTTACCCACCATGTCAGCATTGTGGCAAAATGGGTCATCCTCCATTTAGATGTTGGCAGAGACCTGATGCTAAATGCATCAAGTGCAATCAAATGGGACATGAAGCAGTCATATGCAAGAGCAAAAATCAGCAGCAAGAGGAAGAAGCTAAAGTTGCTGattaggaggaggaggaggaggatcaACTCTTTGTGGCCACGTGTTTTGCAAGTAGTGAAGAGAGTGAAAGTTGGCTGATTGATAGTGGTTGCACAAATCATATGACCAATGACAGAGAGCTTTTCAAAGATTTAAAGCCAACCAACATCACCAAAGTCAGAATAGGTAATGGTGATTATATTTCAGTTAAAGGAAAGGGGACTATTGCAATATCAAGCGGCTCAAGTACAAAGTTTATTCCTGATGTCCTTTTTGTACCCGAAATTCAACAAAATCTGTTGAGTGTTGGCCAACTGATTGAAAGAGGCTTCAAAGTTGCTTTTGAAGACAATTTTTGCCTGATTAGAGATGCAGCTAATCAggatatatttaaaatcaaaatgaaaggaaaaagttTTGCTCTAAATCCGTTGGAGGAAGAGCAAGTTgcttttccaatcaaagaaaatatcACAGAAGTTTGGCACAAAAGGCTCGGGCATTATCACCACCAAGGGCTACTGCAAATGAAGTCCAAGAAAATGGCAGCTGATTTTCCAGAACTTTATAATCACGTACCAACATGCAAGGCGTGTCTATttggaaagcaaaaaaggaaggtaTTTCCAAAGTCAGCAAAAAGAGCCACTTGTAAGCTACAGTTAGTCCACACAGATATATCAGGACCTCAAAAAACTCCTTCATTAGCGGGTAATCGATATTATGCtgcttttattgatgatttcacaagaatgtgttggattttttttttttaaattcaagtcAGAAGTGGCTGGAGCTTTTTGGAAGTTCAAAAAGGCAGTAGAAAATCAAAGTGGCAAACAAATTCAGATTCTAAGATCTGATAATGGCAAGGAGTACACctcaaaaaaattcaattagttTTGTGAGGAAGCTGGCATTGAGCATCAGCTAACCACTCCCTATACTCCACAACAGAATGGGGTGAGTGAAAGGAGAAACAAATACATCCTAGAGATGACTAGGTGTATGTTGCATGAAAAAAAATCTACCCAAGAAGTTTTGGGCAAAAGCAGCTCATACGGCTGTTTTCTTGCAAAACAGACTCCTCTCAAAAGCAGTTAAGGATCAGACACCATATGAGGCTTGGTATGGTTATAAACCATCTCtaaattttctcaaaatatttgGATGTTTGTGTTTTACTCATGTTCCACAGAACAAGCGTGACAAGCTTGATAAAAGAGCATCACCAGGCATTTTTATAGGCTATAGCACTGTTAGCAAAGCCTATAAAATTTTTTAGCCACAAACTGGAAGCATTGTTGTTAGCAGAGATGTCCACTTCGTAGAAGATGAAGAGTGGAATTGGGATGAGGTAAAGAAGAAGGATCAAACTGTGGCAGACCTACAGCTTAACTCTCTTGCTTCAAGAACCGAAGAAGAAGAGGATTGGCAGAGTGAATTGGTAGACGATGCCCCTGCAAGAGGAACTAGATCACTCTCTGATATTTATGAGAGGTGCAATATTGCCGTTTATGAACCTGTAGATTTTGGAGCAGCAAAGAAAGATCAAAATTGGATGGCTGCAATGAAGGAGGAATTGTCTATGATTGAGAAAAATAGAACATGGGAATTGGTTGATCGACCCCAAGATAGGAAGGTGATTGGAGTCAAATGGGTATACAAAACCAAGCTAAATGCTGATGGTTCTATCAACAAACacaaggcaagacttgttgtgAAAGGCTATGCTCAAATCTTTGGCGTGGATTACTCAGACACCTTCGCACCAGTTGCTCGTTTGGACACCATAAGGATTTTGCTTGTTGTAGCTGCTCAAATGAATTGGAAAGTGTATCAACTTGATGTAAAATCAgcatttttaaatggtgttTTACATGAAGAAATTTACGTTGAACAGCCtgaaggttttgtgaaaaatgaagaaaaggacAAGGTGTATCTTCTcaaaaaggctctttatgggcTGAAGCAAGCTCCACAAGCTTGGTACAACAAGATAGATGACCATTTGCTGAGcatcagttttaaaaaaagCTTGTCTGAAGCCACTCTTTATGTTAAACATCAGAGCAATGAAGTTCCGATGATTTCACTTTATGTCGATGATCTTTTGGTGACAGGAAATAATCCAGGGATGATTCAGGAATTCAAACAAGAAATGATGAAGGT
This genomic interval from Glycine max cultivar Williams 82 chromosome 5, Glycine_max_v4.0, whole genome shotgun sequence contains the following:
- the LOC106798773 gene encoding uncharacterized protein, which codes for MDSEASFSQAALPVFNGENYDLWAVKMEAYLEALDLWEVVEEEYEVLPLPENPTMAQIKNHKEKKTRKAKAKSCLFAGVSTTIFTRIMTLKSAKKNWDYLKVEYAGDERIRSMQVLNLMREFELQRMKESDTIKEYSDKLLGIANKIKLLGSDFADSRIVEKILVTVPERYEASITLLENTKDLSKITFLEVLHAFQAQE